The Amyelois transitella isolate CPQ chromosome Z, ilAmyTran1.1, whole genome shotgun sequence genome contains a region encoding:
- the LOC106130478 gene encoding uncharacterized protein LOC106130478, translating to MWAVTGVAVVVISFFPQCHGRSHYNNQSAHEFTTPKDEILPYSPDEAIQMSTVIAGLMPDSYGENFNFLDGDSFGIGPMHEFVYGWQAIVNTMSMKNNVEVRKRAGLQRFALAGINGITLISHIGATEIMINGTRTYCFGGVSRPPGRRSVICKGAMYQEARFSCKVPYLRFPTVLGYRYCIDKYAAVNTVDGTHKTTYCARGETVPKFHYDYICERRDVKIKHVNFSDPNEKFNIRNPVVRRAEYYRAPYDILKACPDWYGCNLQISPDMVHQDLPTGLMDANETAFVGHGGKYWLALYYTQLSTYAIYFQAHGEYPWESNRPILASGKGGMWEELLKVNIGPDMNLHYNLNGIFHRLPSGVAPDLMRNDGQVQPANFISEMRDSGSEDIRIGNSHISNDLERQGQSDGSSAYKFIHDSQIQAQNLG from the exons ATGTGGGCCGTCACAGGTGTTGCTGTAGTGGTAATAAGCTTCTTTCCT CAATGCCATGGACGCTCTCACTACAACAACCAATCGGCCCACGAGTTTACGACGCCCAAAGATGAGATCCTGCCTTATTCTCCAGATGAAGCTATTCAAATGAGTACAGTGATAGCCGGCCTGATGCCAGACTCCTACGGCGAGAACTTCAACTTCCTCGATGGAGACAGCTTCGGAATTG GACCAATGCACGAGTTCGTGTACGGCTGGCAAGCGATAGTGAACACTATGAGTATGAAGAACAACGTAGAAGTTCGCAAGCGCGCTGGTCTGCAGCGGTTCGCGTTGGCTGGCATCAACGGGATCACGTTGATATCTCATATCGGAGCGACTGAGATCATGATCAATGGTACCAGGACCTACTGTTTCGGCGGGGTGTCTCGACCGCCCGGTAGGAGGAGCGTTATTTGCAAG GGCGCCATGTACCAAGAGGCACGGTTCAGCTGCAAAGTGCCGTATCTCCGCTTCCCCACTGTCCTGGGCTACAGATACTGCATTGACAAATACGCTGCCGTAAACACTGTTGATGGAACTCACAAAA CGACCTACTGCGCACGCGGCGAGACCGTACCGAAGTTCCATTACGACTACATATGCGAGCGTCGAGACGTCAAGATTAAACATGTCAACTTTTCGGACCCCAATGAGAAGTTTAACATCCGGAACCCTGTGGTACGCCGAGCCGAGTATTATCGGGCGCCGTACGATATCTTGAAAGCGTGTCCGGATTG GTATGGATGTAACCTTCAAATTTCACCAGATATGGTTCACCAAGATCTGCCAACCGGCCTGATGGATGCCAATGAAACTGCCTTTGTGGGGCACGGTGGAAAATATTGGCTAGCTTTATATTATACCCAG CTTTCTACTTATGCTATTTACTTCCAAGCGCATGGCGAGTACCCGTGGGAATCTAATCGGCCTATTCTGGCTTCGGGGAAAG GTGGAATGTGGGAGGAACTACTGAAGGTAAACATCGGGCCAGATATGAACCTGCACTACAATTTGAACGGAATCTTCCATCGCTTACCTTCCGGCGTCGCACCAGATCTTATGAGAAACGACGGCCAG GTGCAACCTGCCAACTTTATCAGCGAAATGAGAGATTCAGGATCAGAGGATATACGAATCGGAAACTCTCATATATCGAATGATTTGGAGCGACAAG GACAATCTGATGGATCCAGTGCCTACAAGTTTATTCATGACTCCCAAATTCAAGCTCAGAATTTGGGATAG